The genomic stretch GATGGCGCGCGGCTGCTCGTGGATTTCCTTCTGCATGAAGTGGCGGTACGGGCCCAGCTCCAGCGAGGCGAGCGAGACGTCGGACACGTGCACTTCGCGCTCGACGGTGGCGCCGGTGGCGTCGAACACGCGGACCGCGTCGCGCGTGATGTCGGCGGTGTCGCCTTCCTCCAGGAAGATCACCTGGCGCGTGGCCTGCAGGATGGCGGACACGTCGCTGGCGATGAAGTTCTCGCCTTCGCCCAGGCCCACCAGCAGCGGGCAGCCCATCCGCGCGGCGATGAGACGGCCGGGGTCGCGCTTGCTGACCACGGCGATGGCGTAGGCACCCACGAGTTCGTGCACGGCCTTCTGCACGGCACTCAACAGGTCGGCGCCGCGGGCCTGGTGGAAGTGGATCAGGTGCGCGATGACCTCGGTGTCGGTCTGCGACTCGAACACGTAGCCCTTGGCGCGCAGGACTTCGCGCTGCTCGTCATGGTTCTCGATGATGCCGTTGTGCACCACCGCCAGCTCGCCGAAGGAGATGTGCGGGTGCGCGTTGGCTTCGGTGACGCCCCCGTGCGTGGCCCAGCGGGTATGGCCGATGCCGAGCTGGGCGTGGAAGCCCTCAGCCTGCGCGGCCGATTCCATCTCCGACACGCGCCCCGTCCGGCGCACGCGGCGGACGTCGGGGCCGTCGAGGACGGCAATGCCGGCGGAGTCGTAGCCGCGGTATTCCAGGCGCTTGAGGCCTTCGATCAGCACCGGCACCACGTCGCGATCGGCGATCGCACCCACAATTCCGCACATGCAGCGGCACTCCTAACGAGGGAAGGCGGACAGTCTAGCGGGAGCTACGCGAAGGCGGCTGTACGGCGGACACGCACGCGTCCGCGCGGACACTCCGGACACTGCCACGCACGCGCAAGTCGTTGAAATCAATAGGCGATGGACTTGGCACGCCTCCTGCGTATTCAGGTGAGTTCCCCATCACCCGACGACCGCATGATCCGCGACACCTCCGCCCAAGACCGCGTCATCGCCGCGCCCCCCGCGAACCCGCGCCGCAAGCAACTGCTCATCGGCGGCGGCGTGGCGGCCCTGCTGCTGGTGGCGCTGAGCGTGCCCACGCTGGGGCGCTGGCTGGGCGCCGGGCAGTCGGTCAGCGGCGAGCGCCTGCGCACGGCCGAGGTGCATCGCGGCACGCTGGTGCGCGACGTGTCGGTGCAGGGCCGCATGGTCGCCGCCGTCAGCCCGACGCTGTACGCGCCGGCCGCCGGCACGGTGACGCTGAAGGTGCGCGCCGGCGACACGATCAAGCAGGGCCAGCCGCTGGCGGTGATCGACAGCCCCGAGCTGCGCAGCAAGCTGGTGCAGGAGCAGTCCACGCTGGCGAGCCTGCAGGCCGAAGCCAGCCGCGCCGCGCTCGATGCGCAGCTGGCGCGCTCCACCGCGCAGAAGGCGCTCGACCAGGCGGAGATCGACCGCACCGCGGCGATGCGCGACCTGGAACGCAGCCAGAAGGGCTTCGAAGGCGGCGCGGTGTCGAGCATCGAGGTCGCCCGCGCGCAGGACACGCTGAAGAAAGCCGACATCGGCCTGTCGCACGCGCAGCACGACTACGGTCTGCAGGACCGCGGCGCGGGGCTGGACACGCGCAACAAGCACCTGCTCGCGCAGCGCCAGCAGGCGATCGTCGACGACCTGCAGCGCCAGGTGGACGAGCTCAACATCCGCTCGCCGGTGGACGGCATGGTCGGCACGGTGAACATCACCGACCGCACGGTGGTGCCGATCAACCAGCCGCTGCTGGTGGTGGTCGACCTGCGCGAACTGGAAGTGGAGCTGCCCGTGCCGGAAAGCTACGCCGACGACCTGCGACTGGGCATGGGCGCGGAGATCAGCTACGGCGGGCAGAAGTACAACGGCGTGCTGCAGTCGGTGTCGCCTGAGGTGGTGAACGGCCAGGTGATGGCGCGACTGCGCTTCGCCGACAACCAGCCCGACAACAAGCGCCCGACCGGGCTGCGCCAGAACCAGCGCGTGAGCACGCGCGTGATGATCGAGGAAAAGCCGAACGTGCTGATGGTGCAGCGCGGTCCGTTCCTCGACACCGGCGGCGGCCGCGTCGCCTACAAGCTCGACGGCGACACCGCGATCAAGACCGCGATCACCACCGGCGCCAGCAGCCTGTCCGACGTCGAGGTGCTTTCCGGCCTCAAGCCCGGCGACCGCATCGTGATTTCCGATACCACCGCGTTCAACGGCGCGGACCAGGTGATGGTCAACGACTGACCGCGCAACCCATAGCCGCCGCACCGCATCCACAAGACGCCCCCGCATTCCGCCGCACTACGAGAACGCACCCTCCAGGAGCACCGCCATGTTGAAGATGACCCACCTGAGCAAGGTTTACCGCACGCACATGATCGAGACGCACGCGCTGCGCAGCTTCGACATCCACGTGCGCGAGGGCGAGTTCGTCGCCGTCACCGGGCCGTCGGGCTCGGGCAAGACGACGTTTCTGAACATCGCCGGCCTGCTGGAGGACTTCAACGACGGCGATTACCTGCTCGATGGCGTGTCGGTGAAGGGCCTGGACGACAACGCGCGCTCGAAGCTGCGCAACGAGAAGATCGGTTTCATCTTCCAGGGCTTCAACCTGATTCCCGACCTGAACCTGTTCGACAACGTCGACGTGCCGCTGCGCTATCGCCGCATGGGTTCGGCCGAACGCAAGGAGCGCATCGAGCATGCACTGGGTCGCGTCGGCCTGTCCTCGCGCATGAAGCATTACCCGTCCGAGCTTTCCGGCGGCCAGCAGCAGCGCGTGGCGATCGCGCGTGCGCTGGCCGGTTCGCCGCGCCTGCTGCTCGCGGACGAACCCACCGGCAACCTCGACTCGCTGATGGCACGCGGCGTGATGGAACTTCTGGAGGAGATCCACGCGCAGGGCACCACCATCGTGATGGTCACGCACGATCCCGAACTCGCCGCACGCGCGCAGCGCAACGTGCACATCATCGACGGCCAGGTGACCGACCTCGACGACGCGCCGCGCCTTGGCGGCGACGTCCACGCCACGCACGCCGCCGCCGCCGCGACGGCCGGCTGAGGAGCGCACCCATGTTCACCTACTACCTGCGGCTGGCGGCGATCTCGCTCAAGCGCAACCGCATCCTCACCGCGCTCATGGTCGCGGCCATCGCGCTGGGCATCGGCATGTCGATGACTTCGATGACCGTGCTGCACATGATGGGAAGCAACCCGCTGTCCTACAAGGACGAGCAGGTGCGCCGCGTGCAGCTGGACAACTGGGACATCAACGAGCCCTGGGACGAGGACTATCCGACCGAGCCGCCGGATCTGATGACCTACCAGGACGCCAACAACCTCGTGAACGCGCACAAGGCCGAGCACGAGGCGGCGTTCTTCCCGAACGTGCTGCCGCTGGAACCGGAAAAGCGCGAGATCAAGCCGTACATGGTCGAGGCGCTGTTCACCACGGCGGGCTTCTTCCCGATCTTCGAGCCGCCGTTCCGCTACGGCACCGGCTGGACGCCGGCCGAGGACCGCAGCGCCGCGCGCGTGGCGGTCATCGATGCTGAAACCAACGACAAACTCTTCGGCGGCGAGAACAGCGTCGGCCGCAAGGTGCGCCTGGGTGGCGAGGACTTCACGATCGTCGGCGTGCTCGCGAAATGGCGCCCCACGCCGCGCGTCTACCACGTCGCCAACGACGCGTTCGACGATCCGCAGTCGGTGTTCGTGCCGTTCTCTTTCGGCATCGAGAAGAAGCTCAACAGCAATTCGAACAACAGCTGCTACAAGGATTCCGAGCCGGGCTACGAGGGCCTGCTGGCGTCGGATTGCATCTGGATCGATATGTGGGTGCAGGTCAAGGACGAGGCCGACGCACAGCGTTACCTGGGCTTCCTCAACGATTACGTCAACGAGCAGAAGAAGTCCGGCCGTTTCGCGCGCCCGTTGAACAACCGCGTCTACAGCGTGTCGGAGTTCCTCGAGGCGCAGCGCGTGGTCGGCCGCGACGTCCGCACGCAGGTGTGGCTGGCGTTCGCGTTCTTCGCCGTGTGCCTGATCAACACCGTGGGCCTGCTGCTGGCGAAGTTCATGGGCAAGGCGCCGGAAATCGGCCTGCGCCGCGCGGTGGGTGCGAGCAAGCCGGCGGTGTTCGCGCAGTACCTGACCGAATCGGGCCTGGTCGGCATCGCGGGCGGGCTGCTCGGGCTGGTGCTCACGGGGCTGGGATTGCTCGCGCTGCGCAAGCTCTACGCCGGCACGTCGATCGAACGGCTCGCCGAACTCGACTGGGTCATGGTCGGGCTGTCGTTGCTGATCGCGTTGACCGCCAGCCTGATCGCCGGGCTGTATCCGACGTGGCGCGCCTGCCAGGTGCAGCCGGCCACGCAGTTGAAGACGCAGTAACGTCGAGGACCCCATCATGGAATTCCGTCCGATCCTCAATGCGCTCATGCGCAACAAGACCGGCCTGCTGTTGATCGCGCTGCAAGTCGCCATCACGCTGGCCATCGTGTGCAACAGCGTCTTCATCATCCTGCAGCGCATCGAGAAGGTGAACCGTCCCAGCGGCATGGACGAGAAGGCGCTGTTCACCATCACCAGCCTCGGCTTCGCGCAGGACTTCGACCTGCGCGGCAGCCTGCGCCAGGACCTCGAGGCGCTGCGCTCCATTCCCGGCGTGATCGATGCGACCACGATCAACTCCGTGCCGTTGTCCAACGGCGGCTGGAGCGAAGGCATCTCGACGCTTCCCGAAAGCGTGCCGGAAGACCAGCGCAAGAACACGCCGACGGCGATCTACATCCTCGACGACCACGGCGTGAACACGCTGGGCGCGCACCTCGTTGCGGGGCGCAACTTCACCGCCGACGACGTCAGCTATCGCAGTCGCGACGACAAGGGAACGCCGAATTCCGTCATCGTCACCCAGGCGCTGGCCGACCAGCTGTACCCGGACGGCAATGCCCTCGGCAAGCCGGTCTACAGCGGCCTGGGCGGCAAGGGCTCGTCGAGCACGATCGTCGGCGTCCTGGAACGGTTGCAGGCGCCGTGGGTGGGCTGGGACAAGGTCGAGCACGCGATGCTCGTGCCGCAGTACCAGATCGGCGAGTTCGACAGCTCCGCGCGTTACCTCGTGCGTACCGAAGCGAGCCGACGCGACGAGATCATGAAGGAAGCCGAACGCAAGCTCGGCGAGATCAACACCGGCCGCATCGTGCGCGGTTTGCGTTCTGTGGAGGAAGTGCGTGGCGACAGCTATCGCCAGGATCGCGCGATGACCGTCGTGCTGACTACGGTGATCTTCTCGCTGCTCGCGGTCACGGGCCTGGGCATCGTCGGCATGGTCAGCTTCTGGGTGACGCGCCGCGTGAAGCAGATCGGCACGCGTCGCGCACTGGGCGCCCGCCGTTTCGATATCCGCCGCTATTTCATGGTC from Lysobacter auxotrophicus encodes the following:
- a CDS encoding efflux RND transporter periplasmic adaptor subunit, which encodes MIRDTSAQDRVIAAPPANPRRKQLLIGGGVAALLLVALSVPTLGRWLGAGQSVSGERLRTAEVHRGTLVRDVSVQGRMVAAVSPTLYAPAAGTVTLKVRAGDTIKQGQPLAVIDSPELRSKLVQEQSTLASLQAEASRAALDAQLARSTAQKALDQAEIDRTAAMRDLERSQKGFEGGAVSSIEVARAQDTLKKADIGLSHAQHDYGLQDRGAGLDTRNKHLLAQRQQAIVDDLQRQVDELNIRSPVDGMVGTVNITDRTVVPINQPLLVVVDLRELEVELPVPESYADDLRLGMGAEISYGGQKYNGVLQSVSPEVVNGQVMARLRFADNQPDNKRPTGLRQNQRVSTRVMIEEKPNVLMVQRGPFLDTGGGRVAYKLDGDTAIKTAITTGASSLSDVEVLSGLKPGDRIVISDTTAFNGADQVMVND
- a CDS encoding ABC transporter ATP-binding protein; translation: MLKMTHLSKVYRTHMIETHALRSFDIHVREGEFVAVTGPSGSGKTTFLNIAGLLEDFNDGDYLLDGVSVKGLDDNARSKLRNEKIGFIFQGFNLIPDLNLFDNVDVPLRYRRMGSAERKERIEHALGRVGLSSRMKHYPSELSGGQQQRVAIARALAGSPRLLLADEPTGNLDSLMARGVMELLEEIHAQGTTIVMVTHDPELAARAQRNVHIIDGQVTDLDDAPRLGGDVHATHAAAAATAG
- a CDS encoding ABC transporter permease yields the protein MFTYYLRLAAISLKRNRILTALMVAAIALGIGMSMTSMTVLHMMGSNPLSYKDEQVRRVQLDNWDINEPWDEDYPTEPPDLMTYQDANNLVNAHKAEHEAAFFPNVLPLEPEKREIKPYMVEALFTTAGFFPIFEPPFRYGTGWTPAEDRSAARVAVIDAETNDKLFGGENSVGRKVRLGGEDFTIVGVLAKWRPTPRVYHVANDAFDDPQSVFVPFSFGIEKKLNSNSNNSCYKDSEPGYEGLLASDCIWIDMWVQVKDEADAQRYLGFLNDYVNEQKKSGRFARPLNNRVYSVSEFLEAQRVVGRDVRTQVWLAFAFFAVCLINTVGLLLAKFMGKAPEIGLRRAVGASKPAVFAQYLTESGLVGIAGGLLGLVLTGLGLLALRKLYAGTSIERLAELDWVMVGLSLLIALTASLIAGLYPTWRACQVQPATQLKTQ
- a CDS encoding ABC transporter permease translates to MEFRPILNALMRNKTGLLLIALQVAITLAIVCNSVFIILQRIEKVNRPSGMDEKALFTITSLGFAQDFDLRGSLRQDLEALRSIPGVIDATTINSVPLSNGGWSEGISTLPESVPEDQRKNTPTAIYILDDHGVNTLGAHLVAGRNFTADDVSYRSRDDKGTPNSVIVTQALADQLYPDGNALGKPVYSGLGGKGSSSTIVGVLERLQAPWVGWDKVEHAMLVPQYQIGEFDSSARYLVRTEASRRDEIMKEAERKLGEINTGRIVRGLRSVEEVRGDSYRQDRAMTVVLTTVIFSLLAVTGLGIVGMVSFWVTRRVKQIGTRRALGARRFDIRRYFMVENVIVVGVGIVIGLLLTYGFNLWLMKHYELPRLAWYYAPLGALTVLMLGQLAVFGPATRASRVSPAVATRTV